The following proteins are co-located in the Larimichthys crocea isolate SSNF chromosome XXIV, L_crocea_2.0, whole genome shotgun sequence genome:
- the znf106a gene encoding zinc finger protein 106 has product MARDRKCILCETVYVSKQEMDEHMRSMLHHRELEKLKGRDCGHECRVCKVTVVSLTDYASHISSPTHKQNVEAAERKNAGNDHEEDYFDPVLVDLIEKRKEQIRKDKEAAAAKLAQEEEDRRRKEEFQQRLKDAKERYRLECARKQQQQSQGFNGSTQQTSWYRGNRYNGRAGEAQPWQHGRQGKSATWHAQEPPNFQKWSSGAFAGGSLHSQGGWGNRQWDQGAISGNQRSRLPWLSNGGSSNGVYGWNNISQNPQRGRPLSFLGSSSMYPPFTQALSKFQNTGNNTGNNQGGQQGDGPQNGEGQTAEPDHNSSKSSKTFGSNPKLDKTCRWSPYPVTKSLESVPHKDTNPSSSEKYPKVPKVQKQDKAPETSASTRQPQPEQKPGQLTSSGQGVEEKCRHKTNPKTKPRDRSSSGSRSSSAQRDGQQNSASDPSSQNASKSLLHKDKKRSSVLGLNSGAQLSKASSQTLVQLKSTPAKQSGFNPQAPPVGLLQSRQERQLPETLKRARQIVLEKRASLERSRSNSMEMALHIVEEQQRDHAQSQVGVNKENSCRQNAAKPNVPDSLGSEKPALQSSDSSQFLQSLQVSTSTMESSEAAALSKEDEESGKKEGKETDAMHAAEAGQSSESDTSRSGEAQAVSGSNTSSLSKLDLPPVLKRDLTKHISSKSKTGSHEPNLNIARRVRNLSESRRSDTEKDSGLKPTVRQLISSSGSRRNVNWEQVYQEVRKKQDKGKGMPRFGIEMVPLDQEDQSQEEGDIPLLEGFQWDSLMDTSTTSRKRSLSESSVTPASTHSLFTTLMSKEAAQKEVLGSEQQGSSLSPQGSKDSRRQEEVEQMLGQLDAKAQKQPEKLTSVTVKALQRSDSVLGDSSSGTEQYDGQGTGKRRRAAGDIPSAETSCLEHNNKRRKVKSKKERLQIDQLLAVSLREEELSHSLQTVDTSLIQARAALEAAYIEVQRLMVVKQQMTGEMNTLRNKRIELLKGMQGIREEEPRVRLKEEKMDSVEAEPRIPSSVMDSPAADPSPGPPAERASPPSSSLPFTPVVIKQEPQSPINVSSEHDPADDITHCAHSTTPELPVASAAASPSDAALNFQPSPERKPETEHNWESFSEPADCKESVSGLVETTEKATQATRNCLSPLSDSKAAINLLSASSRGSEVASVNCAATHSFEPPSVPMPASPSELKNGKRVRKLKKRKVLKKAQGTEQPESSDTELDGEALRPRWLRTRRRQSSQVSTSTQPSEDRDADVNMEAVEEASRQLPPAIKQEKASPKHMVELPQAAPAELTLNVDLEESMEVTAACPQPHIDAPVPAQPPAQVPDSSKPEPQSLAYNEVTSTSDMDICKSSESDIPFPITNPKIAKSSSDASSDHGEDDLPTEGVFEGHQEAVNAMQIHNGLLYTCSGDRTVRVFDLVSHKCVGVFEGHSSKVSCLFVSAAPCLHHRLYSGSSDQTIRCYSLKTRELEQQFSLSDRVLCMHSHWKFLYAGLANGTVVTFNLKTNKQTDAFECHGPRGVSCLASSQEGARRILLVGSYDSTISVRDAKNGLLLRTLEGHTKTVLCMKVVNDLVFSGSSDQCVYAHNIHTGELVRVYKGHSHAVTVVSILGKVMVTACLDKLVRVYDLQSHEQLQVYGGHKDMVMCMAIHKNMIYTGCYDGSVQAVKLNLMQNYRCWWHGCSLVFGVMEHLQQHLINDHTSAKFQKLPEEFFCARNSSKQGMHMQKRAEEQIELEP; this is encoded by the exons ATGGCGAGAGACAGAAAGTGCATCCTTTGTGAGACGGTCTACGTCTCCAAGCAG gagaTGGACGAGCACATGAGGAGCATGCTGCACCACCGCGAGCTGGAGAAGCTCAAAGGCCG GGACTGCGGACACGAGTGCAGAGTGTGCAAGGTGACGGTGGTGAGCCTGACCGATTACGCCAGCCACATTTCCAGTCCCACGCACAAGCAGAATGTGGAGGCTGCCGAGCGAAAGAACGCTGGGAATGACCACGAAGAGGACTACTTTGATCCGGTCCTGGTGGACCTGattgagaagagaaaagagcagaTCAG gaaagacaaagaggctgctgctgcaaagctcgcacaagaagaagaggatcgaaggagaaaggaggagttTCAACAGAGGTTAAAGGACGCTAAGGAGCGTTACCGGCTGGAGTGTGCCCggaagcagcagcaacagtcgCAAGGGTTCAATGGATCCACTCAACAGACTTCATGGTACAGAGGCAACAGATACAATGGCAGAGCAGGGGAGGCACAACCCTGGCAACACGGCAGACAGGGGAAGAGCGCCACCTGGCACGCTCAGGAGCCTCCCAACTTTCAGAAATGGTCGTCTGGAGCATTTGCTGGCGGAAGCTTGCATAGCCAGGGAGGATGGGGCAACAGGCAATGGGATCAGGGTGCAATTTCTGGCAATCAACGAAGTCGATTGCCTTGGCTCAGCAACGGGGGCAGTAGTAACGGGGTTTATGGCTGGAATAATATTTCCCAGAACCCACAAAGGGGCCGTCCGCTGAGCTTTTTGGGGTCTTCTTCCATGTATCCACCTTTCACCCAGGCTCTTAGCAAGTTTCAAAATACAGGTAATAATACAGGTAATAACCAGGGAGGTCAGCAGGGTGATGGGCCCCAGAATGGGGAGGGACAAACAGCAGAACCTGACCACAACAGTAGTAAGAGCTCTAAGACCTTTGGTAGCAATCCAAAGCTGGACAAAACCTGTCGCTGGTCACCTTATCCGGTCACAAAGAGTTTAGAATCTGTACCCCATAAAGATACCAACCCAAGTTCATCAGAGAAATACCCCAAAGTCCCTAAAGTCCAGAAGCAAGACAAGGCACCGGAAACCAGTGCCTCCACCCGGCAGCCCCAACCTGAACAGAAACCAGGGCAGTTGACCTCGAGTGGACAAGGAGTGGAAGAAAAATGTAGGCATAAAACGAACCCCAAAACCAAACCCAGAGATCGGAGTAGCAGcggcagcagaagcagcagtgcTCAGAGAGATGGCCAACAGAACTCTGCATCTGATCCCTCCAGTCAGAATGCGAGTAAGTCTTTGCTACATAAAGACAAGAAGAGGTCTTCGGTACTCGGTCTGAACAGTGGAGCTCAGCTCAGCAAGGCCTCCAGTCAAACGCTCGTACAATTAAAATCAACTCCAGCTAAGCAGAGTGGATTCAATCCCCAGGCTCCACCTGTCGGGCTCCTTCAGTCGAGACAAGAACGGCAGCTTCCAGAGACATTAAAGAGAGCCCGGCAGATAGTGTTAGAGAAGAGGGCCTCTTTGGAGAGGTCCAGAAGCAACAGTATGGAAATGGCGCTGCACATcgtggaggagcagcagagggatCACGCACAGAGTCAGGTTGgagtaaacaaagaaaacagctgcaggcaGAACGCAGCTAAACCAAATGTGCCCGACTCACTCGGGTCAGAGAAGCCTGCATTGCAGTCTTCAGACAGCAGCCAGTTCCTCCAATCACTGCAGGTTAGCACCTCTACCATGGAGAGCTCGGAGGCTGCAGCCTTGAGTAAGGAAGATGAGGAGAGCGGgaagaaagaagggaaggaaacTGACGCCATGCATGCTGCCGAAGCAGGGCAGAGCTCTGAGAGCGACACCTCCAGAAGCGGTGAAGCGCAGGCGGTCTCGGGGTCAAACACATCAAGTTTGTCCAAACTCGACCTTCCTCCGGTCTTAAAACGTGACCTGACCAAACACATCAGCTCCAAGAGCAAAACAGGCAGCCACGAGCCCAACCTGAACATCGCCAGGCGGGTGAGAAACCTGAGCGAGTCACGGAGGAGTGACACGGAAAAAGACTCCGGGCTCAAACCGACCGTACGGCAGCTCATCAGCTCCTCCGGGTCTCGACGCAATGTGAACTGGGAGCAGGTGTACCAGGAGGTCCGGAAGAAGCAAGACAAAGGAAAGGGCATGCCGAG GTTCGGGATAGAGATGGTGCCATTAGACCAGGAGGACCAGAGCCAGGAGGAAGGCGACATTCCCCTGCTCGAGGGTTTCCAATGGGACTCGTTGATGgacacctccaccacctcccgaAAACGCTCCTTATCAGAGAGCAGCGTCACCCCAGCGTCCACTCACTCTCTGTTCACAACCCTGATGTCGAAGGAGGCGGCACAGAAAGAAGTCCTCGGCTCGGAGCAGCAGGGATCCTCGCTTTCTCCGCAAGGGAGCAAAGACAGCCGGCGTCAGGAAGAAGTGGAGCAGATGCTCGGTCAGCTCGACGCTAAAGCACAGAAGCAGCCCGAGAAACTGACGTCAGTGACGGTGAAGGCTCTCCAGAGGTCTGATTCAGTGCTCGGGGACAGCAGCTCCGGGACGGAGCAGTATGACGGCCAGGGAACAGGAAAGAGGCGAAGAGCAGCTGGG GATATTCCAAGTGCAGAGACTTCCTGCTTGGAGCACAATAACAAAAGAAGGAAGGTCAAATCCAAAAAAG AGCGTCTACAGATCGACCAGCTGCTGGCCGTTTCTCTGCGGGAGGAAGAGCTGAGTCActccctgcagactgtggacACCAGCCTGATCCAGGCCCGGGCTGCTCTGGAGGCCGCCTACATCGAAGTGCAGCGCCTCATGGTGGTTAaacagcag ATGACTGGAGAGATGAACACGCTGAGAAACAAGCGCATCGAGTTACTAAAAGGGATGCAAG gtATTCGGGAGGAAGAGCCTCGGGTCAGactgaaagaagagaagatggaTTCAGTGGAAGCCGAGCCACGCATACCCTCCTCTGTGATGGACTCTCCTGCTGCTGATCCCAGTCCTGGTCCTCCTGCTGAGCgtgcctcccctccctcttccagCCTTCCCTTCACGCCTGTCGTCATCAAGCAGGAGCCTCAGTCTCCAATTAACGTCAGCTCAGAGCACGACCCTGCAGACGACATAACCCACTGCGCACACAGCACCACTCCAGAGCTGCCTGTTGCTTCCGCTGCAGCCTCTCCTTCAG ATGCTGCCCTTAATTTCCAGCCGTCTCCTGAAAGAAAGCCTGAAACAGAACATAACTGGGAGTCCTTCAGCGAGCCTGCAGACTGCAAAGAGAGTGTCTCAGGGCTGGTTGAGACGACGGAAAAGGCCACACAGGCAACAAGGAactgtctctctcctttgtctGACTCCAAAGCTGCCATAAACCTTCTGTCAGCCAGCAGCAGAGGCTCCGAGGTGGCAAGTGTCAACTGTGCAGCCACGCACTCCTTCGAGCCGCCCTCAGTCCCTATGCCTGCCTCGCCCTCTGAGCTGAAGAACGGGAAGCGCGTGAGGAAgctgaaaaagaggaaagtgCTGAAGAAGGCCCAGGGGACAGAGCAGCCCGAGAGCAGCGACACAGAACTCGATGGAGAGGCCTTGAGGCCGAGGTGGCTCCGAACACGCAGGAGGCAGAGCTCTCAGGTCAGCACCTCCACCCAGCCTTCAGAAGACAGAGACGCTGACGTGAACATGGAGGCCGTCGAGGAGGCCTCCAGGCAGCTGCCTCCAGCCATCAAACAAGAGAAAGCGTCCCCTAAACACATGGTGGAGCTTCCCCAGGCTGCCCCAGCCGAACTCACGTTGAACGTGGATTTAGAAGAAAGCATGGAGGTCACTGCAGCCTGTCCACAGCCCCACATTGATGCCCCAGTTCCAGCTCAACCTCCAGCCCAGGTCCCAGACTCCTCCAAGCCTGAGCCACAGAGCCTGGCCTACAACGAGGTCACCTCCACCAGTGATATGGACATCTGTAAATCCTCTGAGAG TGATATTCCGTTCCCAATCACGAACCCCAAGATAGCGAAGTCTTCATCAG ATGCGTCGTCCGACCACGGTGAGGATGATTTGCCCACTGAGGGCGTGTTTGAGGGCCACCAGGAGGCGGTGAACGCCATGCAGATCCACAACGGGCTGCTGTACACGTGCTCGGGGGACCGGACTGTCCGAGTCTTCGACCTGGTG AGTCATAAATGTGTCGGCGTGTTTGAGGGTCACAGTTCCAAAGTGAGCTGCCTGTTTGTGTCCGCCGCTCCCTGCCTGCATCATCGTCTTTACTCCGGCTCCAGCGATCAGACCATCCGCTGCTACAGCCTGAAG ACACGAGAGCTGGAGCAGCAGTTCTCTCTGTCAGACCGAGTCCTCTGCATGCACAGTCACTGGAAGTTTCTGTACGCTGGTCTGGCAAACGGCACGGTGGTGACCTTTAACCTCAAG acaaacaaacagacggaCGCGTTCGAGTGCCACGGCCCGCGAGGCGTGAGCTGTCTGGCCTCGTCGCAGGAGGGAGCCCGGAGGATCCTGCTGGTCGGCTCCTACGACAGCACCATCAGCGTGAGAGACGCCAAGAACGGACTGCTGCTGCGTACGCTGGAGGGACACACCAAGACGGTGCTCTGCATGAAG GTTGTCAATGATCTGGTGTTCAGTGGATCCAGTGATCAGTGCGTCTACGCACACAACATCCAC ACAGGAGAGCTGGTGCGGGTCTATAAAGGTCACAGTCATGCCGTCACCGTAGTGTCCATCCTGGGGAAAGTGATGGTGACCGCCTGCCTGGACAAACTGGTCCGCGTCTACGACCTACAG TCTCATGAGCAGCTGCAGGTCTACGGTGGACATAAGGACATGGTGATGTGTATGGCTATCCACAAGAACATG ATCTACACGGGCTGTTACGATGGCAGCGTGCAGGCCGTCAAGCTGAACCTGATGCAGAACTACCGCTGCTGG TGGCACGGCTGTTCGCTGGTGTTCGGGGTGATGGAGCACCTGCAGCAGCACCTGATCAACGACCACACCAGTGCCAAGTTCCAGAAGCTTCCAGAAGAGTTTTTCTGTGCACGCAACAGCTCCAAGCAG GGGATGCACATGCAGAAACGTGCTGAGGAGCAGATTGAACTGGAGCCTTAA
- the pacc1 gene encoding proton-activated chloride channel → MLRKENSRSYQELNDDNDEDGGDARSEGYFDDVAEQVEPYGSISEEDDLRGSSPSMRFSKACLKNVFTVVLIFIYLLLTAVAVFLAYQTISEFLEKLNHPVMSVTYKEVDSFSPPGIALYPGKAKLLSCKHHYHDYIPPLVDPGKPQKGDCKTREVTYIGPFTNETKKTALVVRGPSDVRNKELIFMQFSHNETEEDFSAITYMLFAKFSDLTGSANESEFMRDCERNYSMWTFSGGFRTWVKMSLVRTSGKKDEAVEFRQESAVVKFNDKRPESERTNQLFFAVFEWRDPYMQEIRLIVTANPWSSVAILCGVFMALFKAANFAKLTIQWIIRMRKRHLRNKAREMNPITDN, encoded by the exons ATGCTCAGGAAGGAAAACTCTCGGTCATACCAAGAG ttaaatgatgataatgatgaagaTGGAGGTGACGCTCGGTCTGAAGGCTACTTTGACGATGTCGCTGAGCAGGTGGAGCCGTACGGCAGCATCTCAGAAG AGGACGACCTCAGAGGAAGCAGTCCGTCGATGCGATTCAGTAAAGCCTGTCTAAAGAACGTCTTCACCGTGGTGCTCATCTTCATCTACCTGCTGCTGACAGCCGTGGCCGTGTTCCTGGCCTACCAGACCATCTCCGAGTTTTTGGAGAAACTTAACCACCCCGTAATGTCTGTCACCTACAAAGAGGTCGACTCCTTCTCACCCCCAG GGATCGCTCTGTACCCTGGAAAAGCTAAGCTGCTGAGCTGCAAACATCACTACCACGACTACATCCCACCGTTAGTGGACCCGGGCAAGCCTCAGAAGGGAGACTGTAAGACTAGAGAAGTGACTTACATCGGACCGTTTACCAACGAAACAAAG AAGACCGCTCTGGTGGTCAGAGGTCCGTCTGATGTCAGAAACAAGGAGCTGATCTTCATGCAGTTCAGTCATaatgagacagaagaggacTTCAGCGCCATCACTTACATGCTTTTTGCCAAGTTTAGTGACTTGACTGGCAG tGCAAATGAATCCGAGTTTATGAGGGACTGTGAGAGGAATTACTCCATGTGGACCTTCTCTGGAGGATTTAGAACCTGGGTCAAGATGTCTTTAGTGAGGACGTCGGGGAAAAAGGACGAAGCTGTCGAGTTTCGGCAAGAG TCTGCCGTGGTTAAATTCAATGACAAAAGGCCAGAATCAGAGAGAACCAATCAGCTCTTCTTCGCTGTCTTTGAATGGCGGGATCCATACATGCAAGAAATCCGACTG ATCGTGACTGCGAATCCCTGGAGCTCCGTGGCCATCCTCTGCGGGGTCTTCATGGCTCTCTTCAAGGCTGCTAACTTTGCCAAACTCACCATTCAGTGGATCATCAGGATGCGCAAGAGGCATCTGAGGAATAAAGCTCGGGAAATGAACCCAATAACCGATAACTGA